From one Fusobacterium simiae genomic stretch:
- a CDS encoding arsenate reductase family protein, producing MKDVIFFCYPRCSTCQKAKKWLEENSVEFTERDIVKNNPTEVELKKFYKKSKKELKKFFNTSGVLYKEMKLKDKLPTMTEDEMLKLLATDGKLVKRPMIVTKDAVLNGFKEEEWKELLKGVK from the coding sequence ATGAAAGATGTGATATTTTTTTGTTATCCAAGATGCTCAACTTGTCAAAAAGCAAAAAAATGGTTAGAGGAAAATTCAGTAGAATTTACAGAAAGAGATATAGTAAAAAATAATCCTACTGAAGTGGAGTTAAAAAAATTTTATAAAAAAAGTAAAAAAGAATTAAAGAAATTTTTTAATACCAGTGGTGTTCTATATAAAGAGATGAAATTAAAAGATAAATTACCAACAATGACAGAAGATGAAATGCTAAAATTATTGGCAACTGATGGAAAACTTGTAAAGAGACCAATGATAGTTACAAAAGATGCTGTTTTAAATGGTTTTAAAGAAGAAGAATGGAAAGAGTTATTAAAAGGGGTAAAATAA
- the brnQ gene encoding branched-chain amino acid transport system II carrier protein translates to MYNMIDVITAGFALFAMLFGAGNLIFPPMLGYELGSSWGLASFAFILTGVGIPLMGIIASANAGKSLDSFSDKVSPLFSRFYGIALILSIGPLLALPRTGATAYEVTFFHAGFTTLTLKYVYLGIYFLLALLFSLKSSKVVDRVGKILTPILLIVLFIILVKGVFFSDLPIVEKAYELPFKKGFTEGYQTMDALAAIVFSTVILNAIRSKSELSPKQEFSYLLKVGFIAAAGLAIVYAGLTYIGASFGGMELVAGAEKTDLLVKISINLLGKIGYLILAICVAGACLTTSIGLIVTVAEYFSSFMKISYEKLVVITTIIGFIFAMFGVNKIVIISVPVLVFLYPISIALIILNFFRIKNANVFKGVVLVAGIVGLYEGISVTGVIMPEMFTNIYNSLPFVNLGLPWLVPALIVGICCYFIKDKK, encoded by the coding sequence ATGTACAATATGATAGATGTTATTACAGCTGGTTTTGCATTATTTGCAATGCTATTTGGAGCAGGGAATTTAATCTTCCCCCCAATGTTAGGGTATGAATTAGGAAGCAGTTGGGGACTTGCATCGTTTGCCTTTATTTTAACAGGGGTAGGAATTCCACTTATGGGAATTATTGCTTCTGCTAATGCAGGTAAAAGTTTAGATAGTTTTTCAGATAAAGTATCACCTTTATTTTCAAGATTTTATGGAATAGCTCTTATTTTGTCAATAGGACCACTTTTAGCACTACCAAGAACAGGGGCAACAGCTTATGAAGTTACATTTTTTCATGCAGGATTCACAACTTTAACTTTAAAATATGTTTATTTAGGGATTTATTTTTTGTTAGCCTTATTGTTCTCATTGAAATCATCAAAAGTTGTTGATAGAGTAGGAAAAATTTTAACACCTATACTTTTAATAGTTTTATTTATAATTTTGGTTAAAGGTGTATTTTTCAGTGATTTACCAATTGTAGAAAAAGCCTATGAGTTACCATTTAAAAAAGGTTTTACAGAAGGTTATCAGACAATGGATGCCTTAGCAGCAATAGTATTCTCAACAGTTATTTTAAATGCAATAAGAAGTAAAAGTGAACTTAGTCCTAAACAAGAATTTTCATATTTATTGAAAGTTGGGTTTATTGCAGCAGCAGGACTTGCAATAGTCTATGCAGGGCTTACTTATATAGGTGCAAGTTTTGGTGGAATGGAATTGGTTGCAGGTGCAGAGAAAACAGATTTACTTGTAAAAATTTCAATAAATCTTTTAGGGAAAATAGGATATTTAATATTGGCTATCTGTGTTGCAGGGGCTTGTCTTACAACTTCAATAGGGCTTATAGTTACTGTTGCTGAATATTTTAGTAGTTTTATGAAAATATCTTATGAAAAGTTAGTAGTGATAACAACAATAATAGGTTTTATTTTTGCAATGTTTGGAGTTAATAAAATAGTTATTATATCAGTTCCAGTTCTAGTATTTTTATATCCAATAAGTATTGCTCTGATAATCTTAAACTTCTTTCGTATTAAAAATGCTAATGTATTTAAAGGAGTTGTGTTAGTGGCAGGGATTGTTGGATTATATGAAGGAATTTCTGTAACTGGTGTAATTATGCCAGAAATGTTTACTAATATTTATAATTCACTACCATTTGTAAATTTAGGTTTACCTTGGTTAGTACCAGCATTAATAGTTGGAATTTGTTGTTATTTTATAAAGGATAAGAAATGA